CTAAGTCCACAGCGGTTACTCCTATGGGATCGTTTTTAGTTTCGCTTTCTGAAAAAACCCATGATATGTCTATATCTAAATCCGTTTTCTGTATTGTATTTTGAAATTGCTGTAATGATCTCAAACGTTTGGTTTCAATTTGATTCTCTATATAATCCCAATTCGCAGATTGTATTTTGGAGTGCTTGGATTTAAGAATCTGAATCTTATGCAACATAATATCACTATCGCGCACTTCCCCGGCGTGATCAGCTAATGTTTTGATCGCATGATTGTGATGTTTCAGTTTCGCAGTCGAAGAAGAGTAAAATACAAGGCAGGCCATCGCTTGACGTAATCGTCGCGAGGCTACTCTAAAGTCATGTATCTGCTCTGCACTCTGATTTTCTTTGACAGCATCGTATAAAGATTTCCATGAAATCCAGCGATGACGCATGATTCGCTGCATCGCTTCAGATGCGCCCATTGTCGGAAGCAAATCCGGGATATACCA
The genomic region above belongs to bacterium and contains:
- a CDS encoding CHAD domain-containing protein, producing the protein MEASWYIPDLLPTMGASEAMQRIMRHRWISWKSLYDAVKENQSAEQIHDFRVASRRLRQAMACLVFYSSSTAKLKHHNHAIKTLADHAGEVRDSDIMLHKIQILKSKHSKIQSANWDYIENQIETKRLRSLQQFQNTIQKTDLDIDISWVFSESETKNDPIGVTAVDLAVQWIKERSEALWIAESDCGDPLSSRALHVFRIETKRLRYSVEMWSGILGGNISQTIKILKKLQDYLGLIHDCDTIIKTLRKSAQIYKTENEIHNVTIIKTIHYVVRERISITHRFYSYWNSNMRRVLQKQIKHFVME